A stretch of the Streptomyces sp. NBC_00078 genome encodes the following:
- a CDS encoding VOC family protein, which yields MLADTPLTAVIPAGDLERAKRFYGDTLGLKLVDDREGVVVFDSGGTRFSLYPTPSGGRAAHTLAAWTVGDLDAEMAELRARGVTFEEYDQPGLKTVDGVLEASGMRGAWFKDSEGNILSVVQDLR from the coding sequence ATGTTGGCCGACACACCGCTCACCGCCGTGATCCCGGCCGGTGACCTCGAAAGGGCCAAGCGTTTCTACGGCGACACGCTCGGCCTCAAGCTCGTCGACGACCGGGAGGGAGTCGTGGTCTTCGATTCCGGCGGTACCCGGTTCTCCCTCTACCCGACACCCAGCGGCGGCCGGGCCGCCCACACCCTGGCCGCCTGGACGGTCGGCGACCTCGACGCGGAGATGGCCGAACTGCGCGCCCGCGGCGTCACCTTCGAGGAGTACGACCAGCCCGGCCTGAAGACCGTGGACGGTGTGCTGGAGGCCTCGGGCATGCGCGGCGCCTGGTTCAAGGACAGCGAGGGGAACATTCTCAGCGTGGTGCAGGACCTGCGGTAG
- a CDS encoding L,D-transpeptidase family protein, whose product MISRHIAHRGVAVLLAVATALPVGAASAAPAPPAPAPAPGPEAELVPGVAPGPYQPWQIDTPDQVLAPKTYTPTAEEDAVEPRDAAEGTYDLVEYVPLEDAAGKVACSKRTGPYQRAVERWLKLKADGRQSAADCRAIRNFQVKHRVKPTTGFAGPVTWATMQLISARKNPNAGKKCPVRTYRVACVDLDRQVTWVQNAGKVVFGPVPMRSGRAGHRTRTGWHTVYWKHKNHWSTLYNSPMPYAQFFDGGQAFHAVYGSIYTTVGSWGCVNLRLGDARKLWGVLKKNDRVYVWGRRPGA is encoded by the coding sequence ATGATCAGCAGACATATCGCGCACCGGGGCGTCGCCGTGCTGCTCGCCGTGGCCACCGCCCTCCCCGTGGGCGCCGCCTCGGCCGCCCCCGCGCCGCCCGCTCCCGCTCCCGCTCCCGGGCCCGAGGCCGAGCTCGTGCCCGGTGTCGCGCCGGGGCCGTACCAGCCCTGGCAGATCGACACGCCCGACCAGGTGCTGGCACCGAAGACCTACACGCCCACCGCCGAGGAGGACGCCGTCGAGCCCCGGGACGCGGCGGAGGGGACGTACGACCTCGTCGAGTACGTGCCGCTGGAGGACGCCGCCGGGAAGGTGGCGTGCAGCAAGCGGACCGGGCCATACCAGCGGGCGGTCGAGCGGTGGCTGAAGCTGAAGGCGGACGGCAGGCAGTCGGCGGCCGACTGCCGGGCCATCAGGAACTTTCAGGTGAAGCACCGGGTCAAGCCGACGACCGGGTTCGCCGGACCCGTCACCTGGGCCACCATGCAGCTCATCTCCGCCCGGAAGAACCCCAACGCCGGGAAGAAGTGCCCGGTGCGGACGTACCGCGTCGCCTGTGTCGACCTCGACCGGCAGGTGACCTGGGTGCAGAACGCCGGGAAGGTCGTGTTCGGTCCCGTCCCGATGCGCAGCGGACGCGCCGGGCACCGCACCCGGACCGGGTGGCACACGGTCTACTGGAAGCACAAGAACCACTGGTCGACCCTCTACAACTCGCCCATGCCCTATGCCCAGTTCTTCGACGGCGGACAGGCCTTTCACGCCGTCTACGGCAGCATCTACACCACCGTCGGCTCATGGGGCTGCGTCAATCTGCGACTGGGCGACGCCCGGAAGCTGTGGGGCGTCCTGAAGAAGAACGACCGGGTGTACGTGTGGGGGCGCAGGCCCGGGGCCTAG
- the alr gene encoding alanine racemase, with amino-acid sequence MTETAAAPTAPLRARAEIDLAALRANVRTLRALAPGAALMAVVKSDAYGHGAVPCARAAVEAGAAWLGTATPEEALALRAAGLSGRVLCWLWTPGGPWREAIEADIDVSVSGMWALEEVTAAAREAGVPARVQLKADTGLGRNGCQPGEDWAELVAAALGAEAEGLIRVTGLWSHFACADEPGHASIGLQLTRFREMLAHAEDRGLRPEVRHIANSPATLTLPEAHFDLVRTGIAVYGLSPSPEIGSPADFGLRPVMTLSASLALVKHVPGGHGVSYGHHYLTPGETTLGLVPVGYADGIPRHASGTGPVLVGGKWRTVAGRVAMDQFVVDLGGDEPAPGTEAVLFGPGDRGEPTAEDWAQAAGTIGYEIVTRIGKRVPRVYVNEEQSG; translated from the coding sequence ATGACTGAGACAGCAGCTGCCCCGACCGCACCTCTGCGTGCCCGCGCCGAGATCGACCTGGCCGCCCTGCGCGCCAATGTGCGGACCCTGCGCGCCCTCGCGCCGGGCGCTGCCCTCATGGCCGTCGTCAAGTCCGACGCGTACGGCCATGGAGCCGTGCCGTGTGCCCGTGCGGCCGTGGAGGCGGGCGCCGCCTGGCTGGGGACCGCCACGCCCGAGGAGGCGCTCGCGCTGCGGGCCGCCGGCCTGTCCGGACGCGTCCTGTGCTGGCTGTGGACGCCGGGCGGCCCCTGGCGGGAGGCCATCGAGGCCGACATCGATGTTTCGGTGAGCGGGATGTGGGCGCTGGAGGAGGTCACGGCGGCGGCCCGGGAGGCGGGCGTGCCCGCCCGCGTACAGCTCAAGGCCGACACGGGACTGGGGCGCAACGGCTGTCAGCCGGGGGAGGACTGGGCCGAGCTGGTCGCGGCCGCCCTGGGGGCCGAGGCCGAGGGGCTCATCCGCGTCACCGGTCTCTGGTCGCACTTCGCCTGCGCCGACGAACCGGGGCACGCCTCCATCGGCCTCCAGCTCACCCGCTTCCGGGAGATGCTCGCCCACGCCGAGGACCGGGGCCTGCGGCCCGAGGTGCGGCACATCGCCAACTCGCCCGCCACCCTCACCCTTCCCGAGGCCCACTTCGACCTCGTACGGACCGGGATTGCTGTCTACGGCCTCTCGCCCAGCCCCGAGATCGGCAGCCCGGCCGACTTCGGACTGCGGCCGGTGATGACGCTGTCGGCGTCCCTCGCGCTCGTGAAGCACGTCCCCGGGGGACACGGCGTCAGTTACGGGCATCACTACCTCACCCCCGGCGAGACGACGCTTGGACTCGTGCCCGTCGGATACGCCGACGGCATTCCGCGGCACGCCTCCGGCACCGGTCCGGTGCTGGTCGGAGGCAAGTGGCGGACCGTCGCGGGACGGGTCGCGATGGACCAGTTCGTCGTCGACCTCGGGGGGGACGAGCCCGCGCCCGGCACCGAAGCGGTGCTCTTCGGGCCCGGCGACCGCGGCGAGCCCACCGCCGAGGACTGGGCGCAGGCCGCGGGAACCATCGGATACGAGATCGTCACGCGGATCGGAAAGCGCGTTCCCCGCGTCTACGTGAATGAGGAACAAAGCGGGTAA
- a CDS encoding alpha/beta fold hydrolase, protein MSESSAEAALVVATATEAAGNWRRATGIAGAAIGVVAAGAAAGVALERLTVGRGMRKKARLALDSTGPYGSLRGTPGRATADDGTELYYEVDDVDPEAVPPLSPRRRRLFGRKAPAPVTVVFSHGYCLSQDSWHFQRAALRGVVRTVHWDQRSHGRSGRGVQQVQDGVPVSIDQLGRDLKAVIDAAAPQGPIVLVGHSMGGMTVMALADHYPELVRDRVVAVALVGTSAGRLGEVNFGLPVAGVNAVRRVLPGVLKALGQQAALVEKGRRATADLFAGIIKRYSFASRDVDPAIVRFAERMIEGTPIDVVAEFYPAFTEHDKTTALARFAGLPLLVLAGIGDLVTPSEHSEAIADLLPDAELVLVPDAGHLVMLEHPEVVTDRLADLLTRAGAVPAGATVGGYGSTSSTAQPG, encoded by the coding sequence GTGAGCGAGAGCAGTGCGGAGGCCGCCCTGGTCGTCGCCACCGCCACGGAGGCGGCCGGAAACTGGCGCAGGGCCACCGGCATCGCGGGCGCCGCGATAGGCGTGGTCGCCGCGGGTGCGGCGGCCGGCGTCGCCCTGGAGCGGCTCACCGTCGGCCGCGGCATGCGCAAGAAGGCCCGGCTGGCCCTCGACTCCACGGGACCCTACGGCTCGCTGCGCGGCACCCCCGGCAGGGCGACGGCCGACGACGGCACCGAGCTCTACTACGAGGTTGACGACGTCGATCCCGAGGCCGTGCCCCCGCTCAGCCCGCGCCGGCGACGGCTGTTCGGGCGCAAGGCGCCCGCGCCCGTCACCGTCGTCTTCAGCCACGGCTACTGCCTGAGCCAGGACTCCTGGCACTTCCAGCGCGCGGCCCTGCGCGGCGTGGTGCGGACCGTGCACTGGGACCAGCGCAGCCACGGGCGGTCCGGGCGGGGCGTGCAGCAGGTGCAGGACGGTGTGCCGGTCAGCATCGACCAGCTGGGGCGCGATCTGAAGGCCGTCATCGACGCGGCCGCTCCGCAGGGGCCGATCGTGCTCGTCGGGCACTCCATGGGCGGCATGACCGTGATGGCGCTGGCCGACCACTACCCCGAGCTGGTCCGTGACCGGGTGGTCGCGGTCGCCCTCGTCGGTACGTCGGCCGGGCGGCTCGGCGAGGTCAACTTCGGCCTGCCCGTCGCCGGCGTCAACGCGGTGCGCCGGGTCCTGCCCGGAGTGCTGAAGGCGCTGGGGCAGCAGGCGGCGCTGGTGGAGAAGGGGCGGCGGGCCACCGCCGACCTGTTCGCCGGGATCATCAAGCGGTACTCGTTCGCGTCGCGGGACGTCGATCCGGCGATCGTGCGGTTCGCCGAGCGGATGATCGAGGGCACGCCGATCGACGTGGTCGCCGAGTTCTACCCGGCGTTCACGGAACACGACAAGACCACGGCGCTCGCCCGGTTCGCCGGCCTGCCGCTGCTCGTGCTGGCCGGAATCGGCGACCTCGTCACGCCCAGCGAGCACAGCGAGGCCATCGCCGACCTGCTGCCGGACGCCGAACTGGTGCTGGTGCCGGACGCCGGGCACCTGGTGATGCTCGAACACCCGGAAGTGGTCACCGACCGGCTGGCCGACCTTCTCACCCGTGCGGGTGCCGTGCCGGCAGGCGCTACCGTGGGTGGCTATGGAAGCACCAGCAGCACCGCACAACCCGGTTGA
- the tsaE gene encoding tRNA (adenosine(37)-N6)-threonylcarbamoyltransferase complex ATPase subunit type 1 TsaE: MEAPAAPHNPVETELTVTSPEQMRDLGRRLAKLLRAGDLVMLNGELGAGKTTLTRGLGEGLGVRGAVTSPTFVIARVHPSLGDGPPLVHVDAYRLGGGLDEMEDLDLDVSLPDSVIVVEWGEGKVEELTDDRLHVVIHRAVGDTTDEVRHVRVNGLGDRWATVDLSVLTA, encoded by the coding sequence ATGGAAGCACCAGCAGCACCGCACAACCCGGTTGAGACCGAGCTGACCGTCACCTCCCCCGAGCAGATGCGGGACCTGGGCCGCCGCCTTGCCAAACTGCTGCGCGCCGGTGACCTCGTGATGCTCAACGGCGAACTCGGTGCGGGCAAGACGACGCTCACCCGCGGGCTCGGCGAGGGTCTCGGCGTCCGGGGCGCGGTCACGTCACCGACGTTCGTGATCGCCCGGGTGCATCCTTCGCTGGGCGACGGTCCGCCGCTGGTGCACGTCGACGCGTATCGCCTGGGCGGCGGGCTCGACGAGATGGAGGACCTCGACCTCGACGTCTCGCTGCCCGACTCGGTGATCGTCGTGGAGTGGGGCGAGGGCAAGGTCGAGGAGCTGACCGACGACCGCCTGCACGTCGTCATCCACCGGGCCGTCGGAGACACCACGGACGAGGTCCGGCACGTGAGGGTGAACGGGCTCGGGGACCGCTGGGCGACGGTGGACCTGAGCGTGCTGACCGCCTGA
- the tsaB gene encoding tRNA (adenosine(37)-N6)-threonylcarbamoyltransferase complex dimerization subunit type 1 TsaB: MLLLALDTATPAVTVALHDGTDVIASSSQVDARRHGELLLPAVDRVLAEAGLGLDAVTGIVVGIGPGPYTGLRVGLMTADTFGLALGVPVHGVCTLDGLAYASDIRKGPFVVATDARRKEVYWARYADARTRTTEPAVDRPADIADQVAGLPAVGAGALLYPDTFPNVHEPEHVSAAALAALAAERLGKGEQLPAPRPLYLRRPDAQVPKNYKVVTPK, from the coding sequence GTGCTCTTGCTCGCTCTGGATACCGCAACCCCCGCCGTGACCGTCGCCCTGCACGACGGCACGGACGTCATCGCCTCGTCGAGCCAGGTGGACGCCCGCCGGCACGGCGAGCTGCTGCTGCCGGCCGTCGACCGGGTGCTCGCCGAGGCCGGCCTCGGGCTCGACGCCGTCACCGGCATCGTCGTGGGCATCGGACCCGGGCCCTACACCGGGCTGCGCGTCGGACTGATGACCGCGGACACCTTCGGGCTCGCGCTCGGTGTCCCCGTGCACGGCGTGTGCACGCTCGACGGCCTGGCGTACGCGTCCGACATCAGGAAGGGCCCCTTCGTGGTGGCGACCGACGCCCGCCGCAAGGAGGTCTACTGGGCGCGGTACGCCGACGCGCGGACGCGTACGACCGAGCCCGCCGTGGACCGGCCCGCGGACATCGCCGACCAGGTGGCCGGACTGCCCGCCGTCGGCGCGGGCGCGCTCCTGTACCCGGACACCTTCCCGAACGTGCACGAGCCGGAGCATGTGTCGGCCGCGGCGCTCGCGGCGCTGGCCGCCGAGAGGCTGGGCAAGGGCGAGCAACTCCCCGCGCCCCGGCCGCTGTACCTGCGCCGCCCGGACGCCCAGGTCCCCAAGAACTACAAGGTGGTCACCCCCAAGTGA
- the rimI gene encoding ribosomal protein S18-alanine N-acetyltransferase, with protein MTESVISRLREMRWWDIDPVLELEKNLFPEDTWSRGMFWSELAHARGPEATRRYVVAEDDTEGCEPRLVGYAGLAASGDLADIQTIAVARDHWGTGLGGRLLTELLRAATSFECGHVMLECRVDNIRAQKLYERFGFEAIGFRRGYYQPGNVDALVMRLTTGPGSGSAAGPTSEQETEIHG; from the coding sequence GTGACCGAATCCGTGATCTCTCGACTGCGCGAGATGCGCTGGTGGGACATCGATCCCGTGCTCGAACTGGAGAAGAACCTCTTCCCCGAGGACACCTGGTCCCGGGGCATGTTCTGGTCCGAGCTGGCCCATGCCCGCGGGCCCGAGGCGACGCGCCGCTACGTGGTCGCCGAGGACGATACCGAGGGCTGTGAACCGCGGCTGGTCGGGTACGCGGGACTGGCCGCTTCAGGAGACCTCGCCGACATCCAGACCATCGCCGTCGCCCGCGACCACTGGGGCACGGGCCTGGGCGGGCGGCTGCTGACGGAACTGCTGCGGGCCGCCACCTCCTTCGAGTGCGGCCACGTGATGCTGGAGTGCCGGGTCGACAACATCCGGGCCCAGAAGCTCTACGAGCGTTTCGGCTTCGAGGCCATCGGTTTCCGGCGCGGCTACTACCAGCCGGGCAACGTGGACGCCCTGGTGATGCGACTGACCACAGGACCCGGCAGCGGCTCCGCCGCGGGTCCCACCTCCGAACAAGAAACCGAGATCCATGGCTGA
- the tsaD gene encoding tRNA (adenosine(37)-N6)-threonylcarbamoyltransferase complex transferase subunit TsaD, protein MADGPLVLGIETSCDETGVGIVRGTTLLADAIASSVDEHARFGGVVPEVASRAHLEAMVPTIDRALKEAGVSARDLDGIAVTAGPGLAGALLVGVSAAKAYAYALGKPLYGVNHLASHICVDQLEHGALPEPTMALLVSGGHSSLLLSTDITSDVRPLGATIDDAAGEAFDKIARVLNLGFPGGPVIDRYAREGDPRAIAFPRGLTGPRDAAYDFSFSGLKTAVARWIEAKRAAGEEVPVRDVSASFQEAVVDVLTRKAVRACKDEGVDHLMIGGGVAANSRLRALAQERCEAAGIRLRVPRPKLCTDNGAMVAALGAEMVARNRAASSWDLSADSSLPVTEPHVPGHTHGHDHVHEVSRENLYS, encoded by the coding sequence ATGGCTGACGGACCCCTTGTCCTGGGAATCGAGACCTCCTGCGACGAGACCGGCGTAGGCATCGTCCGCGGCACCACCCTGCTGGCCGACGCCATCGCCTCCAGCGTCGACGAGCACGCCCGCTTCGGCGGTGTCGTGCCCGAGGTCGCCTCCCGGGCACACCTCGAAGCGATGGTGCCGACGATCGACCGTGCGCTGAAGGAGGCGGGGGTGAGCGCGCGCGACCTGGACGGCATCGCGGTCACCGCAGGTCCCGGCCTGGCCGGCGCCCTGCTGGTCGGCGTGTCGGCGGCGAAGGCGTACGCGTACGCGCTGGGCAAGCCGTTGTACGGCGTCAACCACCTCGCCTCCCACATCTGCGTGGACCAGCTGGAGCACGGGGCGCTGCCCGAGCCCACCATGGCCCTGCTGGTGTCCGGCGGACACAGCTCCCTGCTGCTCTCCACCGACATCACCTCGGACGTACGGCCGCTCGGCGCGACCATCGACGACGCGGCCGGCGAGGCCTTCGACAAGATCGCGCGCGTGCTCAACCTCGGCTTCCCCGGCGGCCCGGTCATCGACCGGTACGCGCGCGAGGGCGACCCCCGGGCGATCGCCTTCCCGCGCGGTCTGACCGGCCCGCGCGACGCGGCGTACGACTTCTCCTTCTCCGGCCTGAAGACGGCTGTCGCCCGCTGGATCGAGGCGAAGCGGGCGGCCGGGGAGGAGGTGCCGGTGCGTGACGTGTCGGCCTCCTTCCAGGAGGCGGTCGTCGACGTGCTGACCCGGAAGGCCGTACGGGCCTGCAAGGACGAGGGCGTCGACCACCTGATGATCGGTGGCGGGGTGGCCGCCAACTCGCGGCTGCGGGCACTGGCGCAGGAGCGGTGCGAGGCGGCCGGTATCCGGCTCAGGGTGCCGCGGCCGAAGTTGTGCACGGACAACGGCGCGATGGTGGCGGCGCTCGGTGCGGAGATGGTGGCCCGCAACCGGGCCGCGTCGAGCTGGGACCTGTCGGCGGACTCGTCGCTGCCGGTGACCGAGCCGCATGTCCCCGGGCACACGCACGGCCACGACCATGTGCACGAGGTCAGCAGGGAGAACCTCTACTCGTGA
- a CDS encoding glycoside hydrolase family 3 N-terminal domain-containing protein encodes MTTAPWRDPDLPAAARVDDLLSRMTLQEKTAQLYGVWVGAATDGDGVAPLQSEMTADYDWEELITHGLGQLTRSYGTSPVDPALGAQALARAQRRITAAGRFGIPAVAHEECLAGFTAWGATAYPVPLAWGATFDPPLVEEMARSIGEDLRSAGVHQGLAPVLDVVRDPRWGRVEETIGEDPYLVGTIGTAYVRGLESAGIVATLKHFAGYASSAGARNLAPVRAGVREFADVTLPPFEMALREGGPRSVMAAYNDTDGIPASADPALLTELLREQWGFTGTVVADYFGIGFLQTLHRVAGSPAEAAHAALSAGIDVELPTLKCYGKPLLEAVAAGAVPESLVDRAARRVLLQKCELGLLDEGWDPEPTGTIDLDSAANRALARRVAEESVVLVDNPDGVLPLPPDTRVAVVGPRAADALAMLGCYSFPSHVLAHHPDVPMGVEIPTVLQALRAELPDAKVTFAQGCDTSDPDPSGFEEAVARTAEADVCVAVLGDRAGLFGRGTSGEGCDVTDLRLPGVQGELLDRLVATGVPVVLVLLTGRPYALGRWQGRLAAVVQAFFPGEEGGPAVAGVLSGRVNPSGRLPVSVPQLPGGQPWTYLQPPLGLAGEVSNLDPTPLYAFGHGRSYTTFAWESDARAAEIGTDGSYDMAVNVRNTGDREGAEVVQLYLHDPVASVTRPDVRLIGYRRVELAPGETARVTFRFHADLSAFTDRAGRRVVEPGILELRLAASSSDVRHTARLTLTGPLRVPGPQRRLRCETEVSEPA; translated from the coding sequence ATGACCACCGCGCCCTGGCGTGACCCCGACCTGCCCGCCGCCGCCCGCGTCGACGACCTGCTCTCCCGGATGACCCTTCAGGAGAAGACCGCCCAGCTGTACGGCGTGTGGGTGGGCGCCGCCACCGACGGCGACGGAGTCGCTCCCCTGCAGAGCGAGATGACCGCCGACTACGACTGGGAGGAGCTGATCACCCACGGTCTGGGCCAGCTCACCCGCTCCTACGGCACATCGCCCGTGGACCCGGCGCTGGGCGCGCAGGCACTGGCCCGCGCCCAGCGCCGTATCACGGCGGCCGGCCGCTTCGGGATCCCGGCCGTCGCCCATGAGGAGTGCCTGGCCGGCTTCACGGCCTGGGGTGCCACCGCCTACCCCGTCCCGCTGGCCTGGGGCGCCACCTTCGACCCGCCCCTCGTCGAGGAGATGGCCCGCAGTATCGGCGAGGACCTGCGCTCGGCCGGCGTGCACCAGGGCCTGGCCCCGGTCCTGGACGTCGTACGGGATCCGCGCTGGGGCCGGGTCGAGGAGACCATCGGCGAGGACCCGTACCTGGTGGGCACGATCGGGACGGCCTATGTGCGCGGCCTGGAGTCCGCCGGGATCGTCGCCACGCTCAAGCACTTCGCCGGGTACGCGTCCTCGGCGGGCGCCCGCAACCTCGCCCCCGTCCGGGCCGGTGTCCGTGAGTTCGCGGACGTGACGCTCCCGCCCTTCGAGATGGCGCTGCGCGAGGGCGGCCCCCGCTCGGTCATGGCCGCCTACAACGACACGGACGGCATCCCGGCGTCGGCGGACCCGGCCCTGCTGACCGAACTCCTGCGGGAGCAGTGGGGATTCACCGGCACCGTGGTCGCCGACTACTTCGGCATCGGCTTCCTCCAGACGCTGCACCGGGTGGCGGGCTCCCCCGCCGAGGCGGCACACGCGGCGCTGTCGGCCGGCATCGACGTGGAACTGCCGACGCTCAAGTGCTACGGGAAACCGCTGCTGGAGGCGGTGGCGGCGGGAGCGGTCCCGGAGTCGCTGGTCGACCGCGCGGCCCGCCGCGTCCTGCTCCAGAAGTGTGAACTGGGCCTCCTGGACGAGGGCTGGGACCCCGAGCCGACCGGCACGATCGACCTCGACTCGGCCGCGAACCGGGCCCTGGCCCGCCGCGTTGCCGAGGAGTCGGTGGTCCTTGTGGACAACCCGGACGGGGTCCTCCCGCTCCCGCCGGACACCCGGGTCGCGGTGGTCGGCCCGCGGGCGGCGGACGCCCTGGCGATGCTCGGCTGCTACTCCTTCCCGTCCCACGTCCTGGCGCACCACCCCGACGTGCCGATGGGCGTGGAGATCCCGACCGTCCTCCAGGCGCTGCGGGCCGAGCTCCCGGACGCGAAGGTGACGTTCGCTCAGGGCTGCGACACCTCGGACCCGGATCCCTCCGGCTTCGAGGAGGCGGTGGCGCGCACCGCCGAGGCGGACGTGTGCGTGGCGGTCCTGGGCGACCGGGCGGGTCTGTTCGGACGGGGCACGTCGGGCGAGGGCTGTGATGTGACGGACCTTCGGCTTCCGGGCGTGCAGGGCGAGTTGCTCGACCGTCTGGTGGCCACGGGCGTCCCGGTGGTCCTCGTCCTGCTCACCGGCCGCCCGTACGCGCTGGGCCGCTGGCAGGGCCGGCTGGCCGCGGTGGTGCAGGCGTTCTTCCCGGGGGAGGAGGGCGGCCCGGCAGTCGCGGGAGTCCTGTCGGGCCGCGTGAACCCGTCGGGCCGGCTGCCGGTGAGCGTCCCGCAGCTGCCGGGAGGCCAGCCGTGGACGTACCTCCAGCCTCCGCTGGGCCTCGCGGGCGAGGTCAGCAACCTCGACCCGACGCCGCTGTACGCCTTCGGACACGGGCGTTCCTACACGACCTTCGCGTGGGAATCGGACGCGAGGGCGGCGGAGATCGGCACGGACGGCTCGTACGACATGGCGGTGAACGTCCGCAACACCGGTGACCGCGAGGGCGCCGAGGTCGTCCAGCTGTACCTGCACGACCCGGTGGCGTCGGTGACCCGCCCCGATGTCCGCCTGATCGGCTACCGGCGCGTGGAACTGGCCCCGGGTGAGACGGCCCGTGTGACCTTCCGCTTCCACGCCGATCTGTCGGCGTTCACCGATCGGGCTGGTCGGCGGGTGGTCGAACCGGGCATCCTGGAGCTGCGGTTGGCGGCATCCAGCTCGGACGTACGGCACACGGCACGGCTGACCCTCACGGGCCCGCTGCGGGTGCCGGGTCCGCAGCGGAGGCTGCGCTGCGAGACGGAGGTGTCAGAACCGGCGTGA
- a CDS encoding LacI family DNA-binding transcriptional regulator, whose translation MTPPEPVETRTAPPTTGRSTRTATLAEIAREAGVSAPTVSKVLNGRADVAPATRSRVEDLLRAYGYRRRRAEASRSPLIDLVFHELESAWAMEVIRGVENVARDAGLSVVLSESAGRLTPGRTWADQVAARRPHGVILVLSGLDESQRALLTSRSIPFVVMDPAGDPGVDVPSIGATNWQGGLAATRHLVELGHTRIGAITGPSRMMCSRARVDGYRAALETAGLPVDPALIATGDFHHEAGYRQGLELLRRPDRPTAVFALNDLQALGLYEAARELGLRIPEDLSVVGFDDLPVARWVGPPLTSVRQPLTEMAEAAAKLVLDLGREDQAPVATRVELATSLVVRSSTAPPSA comes from the coding sequence ATGACACCCCCGGAGCCCGTGGAAACCCGGACGGCACCCCCGACGACAGGCCGCTCGACGCGGACCGCGACGCTCGCCGAGATCGCCCGCGAGGCCGGCGTGTCCGCGCCGACTGTTTCGAAGGTCCTCAACGGACGTGCCGATGTGGCGCCTGCCACCCGAAGCCGCGTGGAGGACTTGCTGCGCGCCTACGGCTACCGGCGCCGACGTGCCGAGGCCAGCCGTTCGCCGCTCATCGACCTGGTCTTCCACGAGCTGGAGAGCGCGTGGGCGATGGAGGTCATCCGGGGCGTGGAGAACGTGGCCCGGGACGCCGGGCTCAGCGTGGTCCTGAGCGAGAGCGCGGGGCGGCTGACGCCGGGCCGCACCTGGGCCGACCAGGTCGCCGCCCGCCGTCCGCACGGCGTGATCCTCGTCCTGTCCGGTCTCGACGAGTCCCAGCGGGCCCTGCTGACCAGCCGCTCCATCCCGTTCGTGGTGATGGACCCGGCCGGCGACCCCGGTGTCGACGTCCCGTCGATCGGCGCGACCAACTGGCAGGGCGGACTCGCCGCCACCCGGCACCTGGTCGAACTCGGCCACACCCGCATCGGCGCCATAACGGGACCGTCCCGCATGATGTGCAGCCGCGCCCGCGTCGACGGCTACCGGGCCGCCCTGGAGACCGCGGGCCTCCCGGTCGACCCGGCGCTGATCGCGACCGGCGACTTCCATCACGAGGCCGGCTACCGGCAGGGCCTGGAGCTGCTGCGCCGCCCCGACCGGCCCACCGCCGTCTTCGCCCTCAACGACCTCCAGGCGCTCGGCCTGTACGAGGCCGCGCGTGAACTGGGCCTGCGCATCCCCGAGGACCTGAGCGTGGTCGGCTTCGACGATCTGCCGGTCGCGCGCTGGGTGGGGCCGCCCCTGACCTCCGTACGGCAGCCGCTGACGGAGATGGCCGAGGCGGCCGCCAAGCTGGTCCTCGACCTGGGGCGGGAGGACCAGGCGCCGGTGGCGACGCGGGTGGAGCTGGCGACCAGTCTGGTGGTACGCAGCAGTACCGCCCCGCCGTCCGCGTGA